GAACACCATCTTCTGTTGGTGGTGTCAGCCAATCGGTGAACCTTTGCATTTCCCCTTCATTATCGGCTGTAATAGTGACATTGATAGAACCAAGTGGTTCTTCCTGTGCAGGATAGTTCAGGCGGCCAACAGTTGCGACCTGCTTGCTGATGATAAAAGAAGTTGACATGCCATCCTCTGACCGACCGACATTAAGTCTTGTGCGTGAAGTGTCAATAATCTCCTCCTCTCTAATCTTGAAGTGGATATTCTTCAGCGCATAGATGTCGCTCTCACCGGTGAACTTCCCGCTGTATTCTGAGCTTTCCTCGTAATCAAAATCGATCTCCGGGAAAAGCTGCTCCAGAGCCGAGAAGACTTTGTCCTTGCTCTCTGTGGGGTTTACGACTGCTGAAACTGTAACTTTTATCATGGTAACTTTCCTGCTGATAGTTTTGGATAACTACACTTTAAACTTATTCCTTACTCTACAAGTGCCAGAATCCTGTTCCTGAAATCATCAAGGGTGCTATTGTTCTCAACAACAACATCTGCAATCTCCATTGCTTCGCCCATTCCCCAGCCAAGTTCACGGTCGTCCCTGACCTTAAGTTCACTTATATCTTTCATGTCATCGCTTCTCTTACGAGCAAGCACACGACTGAACCTTATCTCAAGAGGAGAATCCACGGAAACAAGGGTGAAATCCGAGCCGAAAGCCTCTTTGAATCTCTCTACTTCAGGAACGCTGCGAACACCGTCAATTCCAATGAAATCTTCATTTGTGGCCTGGATCTTGGGGATACATCTCTTTGCAACCGCATCCCTGCCTTCCTTTTCACGCAGGTCAGTGCCCACACCGCCTGTATTGGCATCGGTTGGCTCAAGTCCTCTGCGTACAACCTCTTCCCTGATGACATCTCCCATATTGATAACAGTGATGCCTTTCTGGCGCAGAACTGATGCTGCCTCTGATTTGCCTGAGGCCGGCATTCCAACAAAAGCTAAGATCTTAGTCATGAATGAACCTTTCTTATTTTATAAAGATAGTAAAGGATAAGTTTCAAAATGTTATTGGATGATTTAATAGATTTTTCCATACATCCTACTTATATATTAGTATACCCTTCGATAGGGCACTCCCATGAAAATTGCTAATATCAACATTCCCGGAAATATATTACTTGCACCCATGTCCAATGTGACAAATCTGCCGTTTCGTCTCATGTGCAGAAAATACGGTGCATCACTTACATATTCAGAAATGATAAGCTCGGATGCTGTCATTTACGAGAATGAGAAAAGCATCAACCGTGGAATAAGCTGCGAAGAGGAACGGCCGCTT
The sequence above is a segment of the uncultured Methanolobus sp. genome. Coding sequences within it:
- a CDS encoding AAA family ATPase, with the protein product MTKILAFVGMPASGKSEAASVLRQKGITVINMGDVIREEVVRRGLEPTDANTGGVGTDLREKEGRDAVAKRCIPKIQATNEDFIGIDGVRSVPEVERFKEAFGSDFTLVSVDSPLEIRFSRVLARKRSDDMKDISELKVRDDRELGWGMGEAMEIADVVVENNSTLDDFRNRILALVE
- a CDS encoding RNA-binding domain-containing protein, with the protein product MIKVTVSAVVNPTESKDKVFSALEQLFPEIDFDYEESSEYSGKFTGESDIYALKNIHFKIREEEIIDTSRTRLNVGRSEDGMSTSFIISKQVATVGRLNYPAQEEPLGSINVTITADNEGEMQRFTDWLTPPTEDGVPDFEMNIRDV